A genome region from Phocoena sinus isolate mPhoSin1 chromosome 16, mPhoSin1.pri, whole genome shotgun sequence includes the following:
- the LBX1 gene encoding transcription factor LBX1 — MTSKEDSKAAPGEERRRSPLDHLPPPANSNKPLTPFSIEDILNKPSVRRSYSLCGAAHLLAAADKHAPGGLPLAGRALLSQTSPLCALEELASKTFKGLEVSVLQAAEGRDGMTIFGQRQTPKKRRKSRTAFTNHQIYELEKRFLYQKYLSPADRDQIAQQLGLTNAQVITWFQNRRAKLKRDLEEMKADVESAKKLGPSGQMDIVALAELEQNSEAAGGGGSGCGRAKSRPGSPALPPGAPQAPGAGPLQLSPASPLTDQPASSQDCSEDEEDEEIDVDD; from the exons ATGACTTCCAAGGAGGACAGCAAGGCGGCGCCGGGGGAGGAGAGGCGGCGCAGCCCGCTGGACCACCTGCCGCCTCCCGCCAACTCCAACAAACCGCTGACGCCGTTCAGCATCGAGGACATCCTCAACAAGCCGTCTGTGCGGAGAAGTTACTCGCTGTGCGGGGCGGCGCACCTGCTGGCGGCCGCGGACAAGCACGCTCCGGGCGGCTTGCCCCTGGCGGGCCGCGCGCTGCTCTCGCAGACCTCGCCGCTGTGCGCGCTGGAGGAGCTCGCCAGCAAGACTTTTAAGGGGCTGGAGGTCAGCGTCCTGCAGGCAGCCGAAG GCCGCGACGGGATGACCATCTTTGGGCAGCGGCAGACCCCCAAGAAGCGGCGAAAGTCGCGCACGGCCTTCACCAACCACCAGATTTACGAGTTGGAGAAGCGCTTCCTTTACCAGAAGTACCTGTCCCCCGCCGATCGCGACCAAATTGCGCAGCAGCTGGGCCTCACCAATGCTCAGGTCATCACCTGGTTCCAGAATCGGCGTGCCAAGCTCAAACGGGACCTGGAGGAGATGAAGGCCGACGTGGAGTCCGCCAAGAAACTGGGCCCCAGCGGGCAGATGGACATCGTGGCGCTGGCCGAACTCGAGCAGAACTCGGAGGCtgcgggcggcggcggcagcggctgcGGCAGGGCTAAGTCAAGGCCTGGCTCTCCGGCACTCCCCCCAGGCGCCCCGCAGGCCCCGGGCGCCGGGCCCCTGCAGCTCTCGCCCGCCTCCCCGCTCACGGACCAGCCGGCCAGCAGCCAGGACTGCTCGGAGGACGAGGAAGACGAAGAGATCGACGTGGACGATTGA